From Salvia splendens isolate huo1 chromosome 3, SspV2, whole genome shotgun sequence, a single genomic window includes:
- the LOC121796289 gene encoding probable disease resistance protein RF9, producing MADAVANVFLETLRNLVVEETKFLLSAGADVQKVKGDLESIHALLMKADRERRDSPTLKSSIRQLKDLAFKAENLLETYDVEVQSKRHGQKSLKEKFQRYICIIGECCSIHEVGNEARDIISALADLTKKLESELDHQGSSSHSKQEAEQQRLLRQTYAHEVEHDFVGMKKDIQLLVSKVKDETRKRRVVKIYGMGGLGKTTLARKVYNHADLQSYARAWVCITQQFQPKAILCKILKELDSSVTKIEDLEIEDLVTKIHSLLEMKRKCLVVMDDIWEDDHWEIIRQAFPVNCDVILTTRSQDIANQQSEPHTLEFLTKDEGWTLLQKVADISPDDTDLKSLEDIGRKIVSKCEGLPLSICVLGGILRNKVHTQWIEVNLNMESLLKHGKGVGIYEKVNQELELSYDALPYYLKPCFLYLACFPEDDIIRTEELYLLWMAEGFISYQDKEANETLRDVAQRYLIELGMRCMVQLHEVDTFTPLTKFVSCGLHDLMHELCSSKAEKEQFLMRIDASKYLTDILLPTRIAISYDPSSNPSIDGLKEVRGLRSIIVLPKHYCSIPTMGFKESMVNFKMSRYLRIFVVEGCKFEGEKLPSKVGELIHLRYLSLWGSNVRELPKCICSLPYLQTLDLRVSDDIKLPNVIWKMKRLKHLFLDNGIEVIGGEKLKLGGLQELETLDKISSETACIADIPTLISLQKMGVEVRDVDVDNMSIVLNNINSQLRESHLSVDSCDFSSEKGREVLNHGMMSPSLVSLDIWSCIMSSSFPYYKPEMCQNLKELRLRDCKVKVDVKDFGKYPMLQHLWLEIVETEETLTCHSNSFPRLEQLRLRNLHDLKVWEAEEGALPKLEFLSIDGCPNLEKLPPPLFE from the exons ATGGCAGATGCGGTTGCGAATGTGTTTCTGGAAACCCTTCGTAATTTGGTGGTTGAAGAAACTAAGTTTTTGCTTAGTGCAGGCGCTGATGTTCAGAAAGTGAAAGGCGATTTGGAAAGCATACATGCGTTGTTGATGAAAGCAGACAGAGAGAGACGAGATTCTCCAACTCTTAAGAGCTCCATACGCCAACTCAAAGATCTTGCTTTCAAAGCTGAGAATCTGCTTGAAACGTATGACGTTGAGGTTCAATCCAAAAGGCATGGGCAGAAGAGCCTCAAAGAAAAATTCCAAAGGTACATTTGCATCATTGGTGAGTGTTGCAGTATCCACGAAGTAGGAAATGAGGCTCGCGACATAATATCTGCCCTGGCTGACCTCACTAAAAAGTTAGAGTCGGAGTTGGATCATCAAGGCTCATCATCTCATTCCAAGCAGGAAGCTGAGCAGCAGCGTCTGTTGAGACAGACGTATGCTCATGAGGTTGAGCATGATTTTGTGGGCATGAAGAAAGACATCCAGCTTTTGGTCTCCAAGGTGAAGGATGAAACAAGAAAGAGACGAGTAGTGAAGATATATGGGATGGGTGGTCTCGGAAAAACTACTCTTGCCAGAAAGGTGTACAACCACGCAGACCTCCAATCTTATGCCCGAGCATGGGTTTGCATCACCCAACAGTTTCAACCTAAGGCCATTTTGTGCAAGATTTTGAAAGAACTTGATAGCAGTGTAACAAAGATTGAAGACTTGGAAATTGAGGATTTGGTGACAAAAATTCATAGTTTATTGGAGATGAAGAGGAAATGCCTGGTGGTGATGGATGATATATGGGAAGATGATCACTGGGAGATCATAAGGCAAGCTTTTCCGGTGAATTGTGATGTCATTCTCACAACTCGTTCTCAGGATATTGCTAATCAACAATCCGAACCTCACACGCTGGAATTTCTAACAAAAGACGAAGGTTGGACTTTACTTCAAAAAGTAGCAGATATTTCTCCAG ATGACACGGATTTAAAATCATTGGAAGATATTGGAAGAAAAATTGTATCAAAGTGTGAAGGATTACCACTATCAATTTGTGTTCTTGGAGGGATTTTGCGCAATAAAGTACACACACAATGGATAGAGGTAAATCTGAACATGGAATCACTTTTGAAGCATGGAAAAGGTGTTGGAATATATGAAAAAGTAAATCAGGAGTTGGAGTTGAGCTACGATGCCTTACCTTATTACTTGAAACCATGCTTCCTCTATTTAGCATGTTTTCCTGAGGATGACATTATTCGTACAGAGGAACTGTATTTATTGTGGATGGCGGAAGGCTTCATTTCCTACCAAGATAAAGAAGCTAATGAGACTCTAAGAGATGTGGCTCAAAGATATCTAATAGAACTTGGTATGAGGTGTATGGTTCAACTGCATGAAGTTGACACCTTCACTCCACTTACGAAATTTGTTTCGTGTGGGCTTCATGATTTAATGCATGAACTCTGTTCTTCTAAAGCAGAAAAGGAACAGTTTCTGATGCGCATTGATGCTTCCAAATATCTAACCGACATTCTTTTACCAACTCGAATAGCCATCAGTTATGACCCCAGTAGTAACCCAAGTATAGATGGGTTAAAGGAAGTTAGAGGTCTTAGATCTATTATTGTTCTCCCAAAACACTATTGTTCTATACCAACCATGGGCTTCAAAGAGAGTATGGTTAACTTTAAGATGTCGCGATACTTGAGGATATTTGTGGTAGAAGGTTGTAAGTTTGAAGGGGAGAAATTACCAAGCAAGGTGGGTGAACTAATTCATTTGAGATACTTGAGTTTGTGGGGTTCTAATGTGAGAGAGCTACCAAAGTGTATATGCAGCCTGCCATACTTGCAGACCTTAGATTTGCGAGTATCAGATGATATTAAATTGCCAAATGTGATATGGAAGATGAAAAGACTAAAGCATCTATTTCTCGATAATGGAATAGAAGTGATTGGAGGGGAGAAACTAAAACTAGGTGGGCTACAAGAGTTGGAGACGTTAGATAAGATCAGCAGTGAGACAGCTTGCATTGCAGATATCCCTACATTGATTAGTCTACAGAAGATGGGTGTTGAAGTTCGTGATGTGGATGTGGATAACATGTCAATTGTATTGAACAACATAAACAGCCAATTACGTGAGAGTCACCTTTCagttgactcatgtgatttcaGTTCTGAGAAAGGTAGAGAGGTTTTGAATCACGGGATGATGTCTCCTTCGTTGGTTAGTTTGGATATATGGAGTTGCATTATGAGTAGCAGTTTTCCATACTACAAACCAGAGATGTGTCAGAATTTAAAAGAGTTGCGGCTTAGAGATTGCAAGGTTAAGGTAGATGTGAAGGACTTTGGCAAGTATCCCATGTTGCAACATCTATGGTTAGAAATAGTCGAGACGGAAGAAACATTAACTTGCCACTCAAATTCATTTCCACGACTCGAGCAACTTCGATTACGGAATTTGCACGATTTAAAGGTATGGGAAGCAGAAGAAGGAGCATTGCCAAAACTTGAATTCTTGAGTATTGATGGATGCCCCAATTTGGAGAAGCTTCCACCTCCTCTCTTCGAGTGA
- the LOC121797076 gene encoding heavy metal-associated isoprenylated plant protein 8-like codes for MSCVATNNQNGNNNQEGVIVLGVYIHCEGCANEVLNHLRGFQDVEGVEIDAKNHKVRVKGANADPIKVSERLRIKSGKHVELISPQKQDKKEEEKKPEPTVSEVVLKVYIHCEACANEVKHCILKMEGVQTVNPDVAKNEVTVKGTMDPKKLVEFISKRGGRHAEILKETDLNKNDKNDANLNDIHQLVFAPQLFSDENPNACSLM; via the exons ATGAGTTGTGTAGCAACCAATAATCAGAATGGCAACAACAATCAGGAAGGGGTAATAGTTTTGGGTGTTTATATTCATTGTGAAGGCTGCGCAAATGAAGTTCTCAACCATCTTCGTGGATTTCAAG ACGTGGAGGGGGTGGAAATTGATGCCAAGAATCATAAAGTTAGAGTGAAGGGAGCAAATGCAGATCCCATCAAAGTTAGTGAGAGATTGAGGATAAAAAGTGGGAAACATGTTGAATTAATTTCTCCTCAAAAACAAGACAAGAAAGAAGAGGAAAAGAAACCTGAG CCAACGGTGTCCGAGGTAGTGTTGAAAGTTTACATACACTGCGAGGCATGTGCAAATGAAGTGAAGCATTGCATCCTAAAAATGGAAG GTGTGCAAACCGTGAACCCGGATGTAGCGAAGAACGAGGTGACTGTGAAGGGAACTATGGACCCGAAGAAGCTCGTGGAGTTCATCAGCAAGAGAGGTGGGAGACATGCTGAGATTTTGAAGGAAACCGATTTAAACAAGAATGACAAAAATGATGCAAATTTGAATGATATTCATCAACTTGTGTTTGCACCTCAATTGTTTAGTGATGAGAATCCTAACGCTTGTTCTTTGATGTAA
- the LOC121793399 gene encoding protein arginine N-methyltransferase 1.1-like, with translation MDVGNNADSNASGSLAATANQPTKIKFQYDEDEEAETIEEVATESSNLDEDSTMCDREESLATGDDKTSADYYFDSYSHFGIHEEMLKDVIRTKTYQNVIYKNSFLFKDKIVLDVGAGTGILSLFCAKAGAKHVYAVECSSMASTAEEIVKLNGYSNVVTVLKGKIEEIELPVAQVDVIISEWMGYFLVYENMLDSVLYARDKWLAKDGIVLPDKASLHLTAIEDADYKEDKIEFWNNVYGFNMSCIRKQAIAEPLVDTVEQNQIVTNCQMLKTMDISKMDSVDASFTAPFKLVAERDDYIHALVAYFDVSFTKCHKLMGFSTGPKSRTTHWKQTVLYLEDVLSICEGETLTGTMAVAPNKKNPRDVDITVKYSLNGKHCQVSRTQHYRMR, from the exons ATGGATGTAGGAAACAACGCTGATTCCAATGCCAGTGGGAGCTTGGCCGCCACAGCCAACCAGCCGACGAAGATTAAGTTCCAATACGATGAGGACGAAGAAGCCGAAACAATCGAAGAAGTAGCCACCGAGAGCTCGAATCTCGATGAGGATTCCACCATGTGCGATCGGGAGGAATCCTTGGCTACTGGGGATGATAAGACCAGCGCTGATTACTACTTCGATTCCTACTCGCATTTTg GCATCCATGAA GAAATGTTGAAGGACGTGATTAGAACAAAGACATACCAAAATGTGATTTATAAGAATTCATTCCTTTTCAAAGATAAAATAGTTCTTGATGTAGGTGCTGGGACTGGAATACTATCACTTTTTTGTGCCAAAGCTGGTGCTAAACATGTTTATGCG GTTGAATGCTCCAGCATGGCAAGTACAGCTGAGGAGATTGTAAAGCTAAATGGATATTCAAATG ttGTAACTGTTCTTAAGGGGAAAATTGAGGAAATTGAGCTTCCTGTTGCTCAAGTGGATGTTATCATTTCTGAGTGGATGGGATATTTTCTAGTATATGAGAACATGTTGGACTCGGTGCTTTATGCTCGTGACAAGTGGCTG GCCAAAGATGGAATTGTATTGCCTGACAAAGCCTCCCTTCATCTGACTGCAATTGAAGATGCCGACTACAAGGAAGACAAGATTGAAT TTTGGAATAATGTATATGGGTTTAACATGAGCTGCATCAGAAAGCAAGCCATAGCAGAGCCCCTTGTAGACACTGTAGAACAGAATCAGATTGTTACCAACTGCCAAATGCTCAAG ACCATGGACATTTCGAAGATGGATTCAGTAGATGCTTCTTTCACAGCTCCCTTTAAGCTTGTGGCTGAACGGGATGACTACATCCATGCTCTGGTTGCTTACTTTGATGTTTCTTTTACCAAATGCCATAAATTGATGGGCTTCTCTACAG GACCAAAGTCCCGCACCACTCACTGGAAACAGACGGTGTTATACCTAGAAGATGTGCTTAGTATTTGTGAAGGGGAGACATTGACGgggaccatggctgtggcgccTAACAAGAAGAATCCTCGTGACGTGGATATAACTGTTAAGTATTCACTAAATGGGAAGCACTGCCAGGTCTCAAGAACTCAACATTATAGAATGCGCTGA
- the LOC121796291 gene encoding xaa-Pro dipeptidase-like, whose protein sequence is MDSPSSLSPPEVPMQLHVVNRKKLLDSFRDHLSISSRNLHGFILLQGGEEQNRHCTDHIELFRQESYFAYLFGVQEPGFYGAIDIASGDSILFAPRLPADYAVWLGEIKPASYFKESYMVSSVYYTDEIAKVLNQQYRGPGKPLLYLLHGLNTDSNNFSKPADFEGIDNFETDLNALHPILTECRVLKSAFELAVIQFANDISSEAHVEVMRKTKVGMKEYQLESMFLHHTYMYGGCRHCSYTCICATGSNSSVLHYGHAAAPNDRIFEDGDMALLDMGAEYHFYGSDITCSFPVNGKFTDDQSLIYNAVLLAHDAVISNMRPGVSWVDMHILAERTVLELLKKGNLLLGDVDAMVQERIGAVFIPHGLGHLLGIDTHDPGGYLKGAKRPKEPGLKSLRTSRELLEGMVITVEPGCYFIDALLLPAMENAQTSKFFNRHEISRFRGFGGVRIESDVYVGRDGCVNMTKCPRTLKDIEAVMAGAPWPINTTTIPAISSST, encoded by the exons ATGGATTCTCCGTCGTCTCTTTCGCCGCCGGAGGTGCCGATGCAGCTACACGTAGTAAACCGCAAGAAGCTCCTAGACTCATTCCGCGATCATCTCTCCATCTCCTCTCGCAATCTCCATGGCTTCATCCTTCTCCAG GGTGGCGAAGAGCAGAATCGCCACTGCACCGATCATATCGAATTGTTCAG GCAGGAGAGCTATTTTGCTTACTTGTTTGGAGTGCAAGAACCCGGGTTCTATGGAGCTATT gatatAGCAAGTGGAGACTCAATACTCTTTGCTCCAAGATTGCCTGCTGATTATGCAGTTTGGTTGGGAGAAATTAAGCCAGCGTCATACTTCAAG GAAAGCTACATGGTTAGCTCTGTATATTACACTGATGAGATTGCAAAAGTTCTGAATCAGCAATACCGAGGACCAGGAAAACCGTTGCTTTATCTCCTGCATGGGCTCAACACTGATAGTAACAACTTTTCCAAGCCAGCAGATTTTGAG GGGATTGACAATTTTGAGACAGACCTAAATGCTTTACATCCTATTTTGACTGAATGCCGTGTCTTAAAGTCAGCCTTTGAGCTTGCTGTGATCCAGTTTGCCAATGATATCAGCTCTGAAGCTCATGTTGAG GTTATGAGGAAAACAAAAGTAGGTATGAAAGAATATCAATTAGAAAGTATGTTTCTTCACCATACATACATGTATGGTGGATGTAGACATTGTTCATACACTTGTATATGTGCAACTGGCAGCAACAG TTCTGTGCTACACTATGGACATGCAGCAGCTCCAAACGACAGG ATCTTTGAAGATGGAGATATGGCACTGCTTGACATGGGAGCTGAATACCATTTTTATGGTTCTGATATAACTTGTTCTTTTCCG GTCAATGGAAAGTTTACTGATGACCAATCACTTATATATAAT GCTGTTCTTCTTGCACATGATGCTGTCATATCCAATATGCGACCAGGAGTAAGCTGGGTTGATATGCACAT ATTGGCTGAAAGAACTGTTCTTGAgttgttgaagaaaggaaacCTCTTGTTGGG GGATGTGGATGCTATGGTTCAAGAACGGATAGGAGCTGTCTTTATACCTCATGGTCTGGGCCACCTTCTAGGAATCGATACTCATGATCCTGGCGGTTATCTAAAG GGAGCCAAAAGACCGAAAGAACCTGGGTTGAAGTCTTTGCGCACCAGTCGAGAACTCCTTGAGGGAATG GTGATAACAGTAGAACCTGGGTGTTACTTCATTGATGCCTTGCTACTTCCTGCAATGGAAAATGCACAAACGTCTAAGTTTTTCAACCGTCACGAGATCAGCAGATTCAGAGGCTTTGGTGGGGTTCGAATTGAAAGCGATGTG TACGTTGGCCGCGATGGTTGCGTGAACATGACCAAGTGTCCGCGGACTCTAAAAGACATTGAGGCTGTGATGGCTGGTGCTCCTTGGCCAATTAACACCACAACCATTCCTGCTATCAGTTCCAGTACTTAA
- the LOC121794072 gene encoding 1-aminocyclopropane-1-carboxylate synthase 7-like produces MAIKPLTQPSSASSAAISLSKIAVSNTHGEDSPYFAGWKAYDENPYDESSNPSGVIQMGLAENQVSFDLLEKYLEKNSSDPTSSGRVSSFRENALFQDYHGLLSFRKAMASFMEQIRGGRAKFDPERIVITAGATAANELLTFILADPGDALLVPTPYYPGFDRDLRWRTGVHIVPIHCDSSNAFEITPSALDSAYSDAESRGLRVRGVLITNPSNPLGATVKRAVLEHVLDFGALKNIHLVSDEIYSGSAFSDREFVSIAEVLEARGGRGSERCHIVYSLSKDLGLPGFRVGTIYSYNDAVVTTARRMSSFTLISSQTQQLLATMLSDEEFTAGYIETNRERLRRRYRMIVDELGRAGIECLKGNAGLFCWMNLSPFLKDETVEEELALWECILREVKLNISPGVSCHCAEPGWFRVCFANMSEQTLQVALARIHDFVERRRGNQ; encoded by the exons ATGGCCATCAAACCATTAACGCAGCCTTCttccgcctcctccgccgccaTTAGTCTATCGAAAATCGCGGTTTCCAACACGCACGGCGAGGACTCTCCGTACTTCGCCGGGTGGAAAGCCTACGATGAGAATCCGTACGACGAATCTTCCAACCCTTCCGGCGTTATACAGATGGGGCTCGCGGAAAATCAG GTTTCATTTGATCTTCTTGAGAAATACCTTGAGAAGAATTCCTCTGACCCCACCAGCAGCGGGAGAGTTTCTAGTTTTAGAGAGAATGCTTTGTTTCAAGATTATCATGGTCTACTATCTTTTAGAAAG GCAATGGCGAGCTTCATGGAGCAAATAAGAGGCGGGCGGGCAAAATTCGACCCGGAAAGAATCGTGATCACGGCAGGAGCAACCGCCGCTAACGAACTTCTCACCTTCATTTTGGCTGATCCAGGCGACGCCTTGCTCGTCCCAACTCCATACTATCCAGG CTTCGATAGAGACTTACGATGGAGAACCGGCGTCCACATCGTCCCCATCCACTGCGACAGCTCCAACGCCTTCGAGATCACCCCGTCCGCCCTCGACTCCGCCTACTCCGACGCGGAGTCGAGGGGCCTCCGCGTGAGGGGCGTCCTCATCACCAACCCCTCGAACCCGCTGGGAGCCACCGTGAAGCGCGCCGTGCTCGAGCACGTGCTCGACTTCGGGGCGCTCAAAAACATCCACCTCGTCTCCGACGAGATCTACTCGGGCTCCGCCTTCTCCGACCGCGAGTTCGTCAGCATCGCGGAGGTCCTCGAGGCCCGGGGCGGCCGCGGCTCCGAGAGGTGCCACATCGTGTACAGCCTCTCGAAGGACCTCGGCCTCCCCGGGTTCCGGGTCGGGACGATCTACTCGTACAACGACGCCGTTGTGACGACGGCGAGGCGGATGTCGAGCTTCACGCTGATCTCGTCGCAGACGCAGCAGCTTCTGGCGACGATGCTCTCCGACGAGGAGTTCACGGCGGGGTATATTGAGACGAACCGGGAGAGGCTGCGGAGGCGGTACCGGATGATCGTGGATGAGCTGGGCCGGGCCGGGATCGAGTGCTTGAAGGGGAATGCGGGCTTGTTTTGTTGGATGAATTTGAGCCCGTTTTTGAAGGATGAGACCGTTGAGGAGGAGTTGGCTTTGTGGGAGTGTATTTTGAGGGAAGTCAAACTTAATATTTCTCCCGGGGTGTCGTGTCATTGCGCGGAGCCCGGGTGGTTTAGAGTATGCTTCGCGAATATGAGCGAGCAGACGCTGCAAGTCGCGCTTGCCAGAATACATGATTTTGTCGAGAGAAGAAGAGGGAATCAGTAA